A window of the Lolium perenne isolate Kyuss_39 chromosome 7, Kyuss_2.0, whole genome shotgun sequence genome harbors these coding sequences:
- the LOC127318411 gene encoding cytochrome P450 76M5, which translates to MEIELWLLCATLAIVFLWATRRSGAGRMPPGPTPLPVVGNLLSLRHGNLHHTLARLARVHGPVMTLKLGLTTAVVVSSRNAAEEAFTKHDRHLAARAIPDTARALGFSDRSMIWLPSSDPLWKSLRGVVATTVFSPRGLAAARSVRERKVRDLVGYFRDRAGREVDFGQAVYGGALNLVSSAFCSVDVVDVGGESAQGVRELVLDLVTAIAKPNVSDLVPFLRPLDLQGWRRWTAIRFEKIFLILDGIIDRRMAVANGSTEKQGDFLDSLLELVSTGKLARGSLTTILSDVIMAGSDTVSLTIEWALAELLRNQSVMAKARAEIQSALGGKVAVDETDAVNLPYLLAVVKEVMRLHPVAPILLPHRAVEDGVEIGSYDVPKGSTVIFNAWAIMRDPAAWERPDEFVPERFLDMARQVDFRGKAFEFIPFGSGRRRCPGLPMAERVVPFILASLLHAFEWRLPDGVSAEALDVSERFTTANVLNVPLKVVPVVIA; encoded by the coding sequence ATGGAGATCGAGCTCTGGCTGCTATGTGCGACGCTCGCGATCGTCTTCCTATGGGCGACACGGCGTTCGGGCGCCGGGCGGATGCCGCCGGGCCCCACGCCACTGCCCGTCGTCGGCAACCTGCTCAGCCTCCGCCACGGCAACCTCCACCACACGCTCGCGCGCCTCGCTCGCGTCCACGGCCCCGTCATGACGCTCAAGCTCGGGCTCACCACCGCCGTGGTCGTCTCCTCGCGCAACGCGGCTGAGGAGGCATTCACCAAGCACGACCGGCATCTGGCCGCGCGCGCGATCCCGGACACCGCCCGCGCGCTCGGCTTCTCCGACCGGTCCATGATATGGCTTCCCAGCTCCGACCCGCTCTGGAAGAGCCTGCGCGGCGTCGTGGCCACCACCGTCTTCTCCCCGCGCGGCCTCGCCGCGGCGCGCAGCGTCCGCGAGCGTAAGGTGCGCGACCTCGTCGGCTACTTCCGCGACCGCGCCGGGAGGGAGGTGGACTTCGGCCAGGCCGTGTACGGCGGCGCGCTTAACCTCGTGTCGAGCGCGTTCTGCTCCGTTGACGTGGTCGACGTGGGTGGGGAGTCGGCGCAGGGGGTGCGTGAGCTTGTCCTGGACCTCGTCACGGCGATCGCGAAGCCCAACGTTTCCGACCTTGTACCTTTCCTCCGTCCGCTCGACTTGCAAGGATGGCGCCGCTGGACGGCCATACGCTTCGAGAAAATCTTCCTCATACTGGATGGCATAATCGATCGCCGTATGGCCGTTGCCAACGGCTCCACAGAGAAGCAAGGCGACTTCCTGGACTCCCTCCTCGAGCTCGTCTCCACGGGCAAGCTCGCTCGCGGCAGCCTGACGACCATACTCTCCGACGTCATCATGGCCGGGAGCGACACGGTGTCTCTCACCATAGAGTGGGCATTGGCCGAGCTTCTCCGGAACCAGAGCGTCATGGCCAAGGCCCGTGCCGAGATACAAAGTGCTCTCGGCGGCAAGGTAGCCGTCGACGAGACCGACGCGGTGAACCTGCCGTACCTCCTGGCCGTGGTGAAGGAGGTCATGCGGCTGCATCCCGTGGCGCCGATACTGCTGCCCCACCGGGCCGTCGAAGATGGCGTGGAGATTGGCAGCTACGACGTGCCCAAGGGCTCAACGGTCATCTTCAACGCGTGGGCGATTATGCGGGACCCGGCGGCGTGGGAGAGGCCCGACGAGTTCGTGCCGGAGAGGTTTCTGGACATGGCGAGGCAGGTGGACTTCCGGGGCAAGGCCTTCGAGTTCATCCCGTTCGGATCCGGCCGGAGGCGGTGCCCTGGTCTGCCCATGGCGGAGCGCGTCGTGCCGTTCATCCTGGCCTCGCTGCTGCATGCGTTCGAGTGGCGGCTACCGGACGGCGTTTCCGCCGAGGCGTTGGATGTCAGCGAGAGGTTTACCACCGCCAACGTGCTCAACGTCCCACTCAAGGTCGTGCCCGTTGTGATCGCTTAA